Proteins from one Gimesia maris genomic window:
- a CDS encoding HAD family hydrolase, whose product MRYLFLLLFLFVTQVVSAADPLPSWNDGPAKDAILNFVKCATNDGCPLYVPPKDRIAVFDNDGTLWSEQPAYFQLLFALDRVKALADQHPEWKNEQPFKAILENDLKTAAASGKDGLLKIMAVTHSGMTTDEFEKTVRDWIRTARHPQKNVPYTQLVFEPMREVLNYLRENGFKTYIVSGGGVDFMRVWAEDVYGIPPEQVIGSSIKVKLAKRAGKPVLERLAEIDFIDDKEGKPVGIHRFIGRAPVMAFGNSDGDLQMLQWTDRKPNTFKALVHHTDAKREYAYDRNSHIGQLDKALDEGTEKGWTVIDMRKDWNRIYPTP is encoded by the coding sequence ATGCGATACTTATTTCTTTTACTGTTTCTATTTGTAACTCAAGTTGTATCTGCAGCAGACCCCCTCCCTTCCTGGAACGACGGACCTGCTAAAGATGCGATTCTCAATTTCGTCAAATGCGCGACCAATGATGGTTGTCCGCTCTATGTCCCGCCGAAGGATCGCATTGCCGTCTTCGACAATGATGGAACCCTCTGGTCTGAACAACCGGCTTATTTTCAGCTGCTGTTTGCCCTGGATCGAGTGAAAGCGCTGGCGGATCAGCATCCGGAATGGAAAAACGAACAACCTTTCAAAGCCATTCTGGAAAATGATCTCAAAACAGCAGCGGCATCCGGCAAAGATGGTCTACTCAAAATCATGGCTGTAACACACAGCGGGATGACCACAGATGAATTTGAAAAAACGGTACGAGACTGGATCAGAACTGCCCGCCATCCGCAGAAAAATGTTCCATATACACAACTGGTCTTTGAACCCATGCGCGAAGTATTGAACTACCTGCGTGAAAACGGATTTAAAACCTATATTGTCTCCGGCGGCGGCGTGGATTTTATGCGAGTCTGGGCAGAAGACGTTTACGGCATCCCCCCCGAACAGGTCATCGGCAGCAGCATTAAAGTCAAACTGGCGAAACGCGCTGGCAAACCGGTTCTCGAACGGCTGGCAGAAATCGACTTCATCGATGATAAAGAAGGGAAACCGGTCGGCATCCATCGCTTCATCGGGCGTGCACCGGTGATGGCATTCGGGAACTCGGACGGCGATCTGCAGATGTTACAGTGGACGGACCGTAAGCCGAATACCTTCAAAGCCCTCGTCCACCATACCGATGCAAAGCGGGAATACGCCTACGACCGCAACTCGCACATCGGCCAACTCGACAAAGCCCTTGACGAGGGAACGGAGAAAGGCTGGACCGTGATTGATATGCGGAAAGACTGGAACCGCATCTATCCCACGCCTTAA
- a CDS encoding efflux RND transporter permease subunit, whose product MYGLAEICVKRPVFALMLIMALVVAGLVAFPELGVDRFPNMDMPSIYVRTNYPGAASQEVESEVSAVIEDAVATVAGIDELRSISRDGRSFVIITFNLNRNVDAATQDVRDAVSGVMNLLPPNIDPPIVQKRDLESSPIMTLAVSGPRTSRELFLFADRYVKNVIESSPGVGEVQIAGAADRAVKVDIDADRLAAYQMSILQVRDALVRQNTEVPGGRLDQGFRERSLRTMGRVADSDQFPNLVVDTVNGTPVRLADLGTVIDDTKEVRTIARLNQKPAVVLEIQKQSGENTVAVVEGIKKMLPRSQELLPDDVKVSIVQDQSRYIVTALHELEQHLISGSILACITVLIFMRSWRSTIIASVAIPASIISTFAFMKLFGFTLNNVTMLALVLMVGVVIDDAIVVLENVFHCIEEKGMSPREAAIIGTKEIGLAVLATTISLVIVFLPVSFLSSVTGRLLFQFGVTATVAILVSMLVSFTLTPMMCSKLLRPEEPNPDGPGSRSGFYHIIESSYLWILKLSLRFRWLVLLISVGVILSNYPLYQLVKQDYIPLNVDESEFEIRLEARQGATLQSMNQVIDRAEEELINTDGVETLLLTVGSGGFGDVNRASIFVRLTDSEQRTFSFGRFFGGLLQGDFNAAFRGNFTQREKMAEVRKKLKTIPDMRISVRNLTSLRQGAPVDIDFSITGPDIDGLLDFSNKLREKVKTIPGIVDVYSTLQIDNPELLARIDRERAAALGIDVQEIADTLRVAVGGDDRVSRYRDRTVDDAYDVELRLVGLDRGDVQSISQLYVRTSPQAISGLSSATSGNGLARIDNVVDFEFNTAASRIDRLNRQRMISVRANMASGYALGDGIAAMNAAAEEIGIPDGYNTMVLGGGRELERTLGDFGWTMVLSFIFMYIVLAAQFENLVHPLVILLSLPLAVPFGLLSLHWGGETLNLYSALGILVLFGVVKKAAILQIDHTNALQLQGFPRYQAILQANRDRLRPILMTTLSFVAGLIPLLIATGPGAEERRSIAVLAVGGQTLSLLLTLLAIPVLYTFFDDLSSFFTGPKTVDGEQAVLDPAKKEAHAMQKENLVR is encoded by the coding sequence TTGTACGGCTTAGCGGAAATCTGTGTCAAGAGGCCAGTCTTCGCCTTGATGCTGATCATGGCATTAGTGGTAGCTGGTCTGGTTGCATTCCCCGAACTGGGCGTCGACCGATTTCCGAATATGGATATGCCTTCGATCTATGTACGTACCAATTATCCTGGTGCAGCATCGCAGGAGGTCGAATCCGAGGTCAGTGCGGTCATTGAGGACGCGGTGGCGACAGTAGCCGGCATTGATGAACTGCGCTCCATTTCACGCGACGGACGATCGTTTGTGATCATCACGTTCAACCTGAATCGTAATGTGGATGCCGCGACTCAGGATGTACGCGATGCTGTCTCGGGGGTGATGAATCTACTTCCGCCGAACATCGATCCTCCTATTGTTCAGAAACGGGATCTGGAATCGTCGCCGATTATGACGCTGGCAGTCTCAGGGCCGCGCACCTCGCGGGAACTGTTTCTGTTTGCAGACCGGTATGTGAAAAATGTGATCGAGTCGTCTCCTGGTGTAGGTGAAGTTCAGATCGCCGGTGCAGCGGATCGAGCGGTGAAAGTAGATATCGATGCCGATCGGCTGGCCGCCTACCAGATGTCAATCTTACAGGTGCGCGATGCGCTGGTCAGGCAGAATACCGAAGTGCCCGGCGGCAGGCTGGATCAGGGATTCCGTGAACGCTCATTGCGCACGATGGGCCGCGTTGCTGATTCCGACCAGTTTCCCAATCTAGTTGTAGATACTGTCAATGGCACACCGGTTCGGCTGGCGGACCTGGGGACCGTGATCGATGATACAAAAGAAGTCCGCACGATTGCGCGGCTGAATCAGAAACCAGCTGTCGTATTGGAGATTCAAAAACAATCGGGAGAAAATACCGTGGCGGTCGTGGAAGGCATTAAAAAAATGCTGCCTCGCAGTCAGGAGTTGCTCCCCGACGATGTCAAAGTCAGCATTGTTCAAGATCAGTCGCGTTATATTGTTACTGCGTTGCATGAACTGGAACAGCATTTGATCTCGGGCAGTATCTTAGCCTGTATTACCGTATTGATCTTCATGCGCTCCTGGCGTTCAACAATAATTGCTTCGGTAGCGATTCCGGCTTCGATTATTTCCACATTCGCTTTTATGAAACTATTCGGTTTTACGCTGAATAATGTGACCATGCTGGCTCTGGTACTGATGGTAGGCGTGGTCATCGACGATGCGATTGTGGTTCTGGAAAACGTATTTCACTGTATTGAAGAAAAAGGAATGTCACCGCGTGAAGCGGCGATCATCGGGACGAAAGAAATCGGTCTGGCGGTTCTGGCAACGACGATTTCGCTGGTGATTGTCTTCCTGCCGGTTTCGTTTCTGTCGAGTGTGACCGGGAGACTGTTATTTCAGTTTGGCGTAACAGCGACCGTTGCGATCCTGGTTTCGATGCTCGTCAGTTTTACTTTAACCCCCATGATGTGCAGCAAACTATTGCGTCCTGAAGAACCGAACCCGGATGGGCCGGGGTCACGTTCGGGGTTTTATCATATTATCGAATCGTCCTATCTCTGGATTCTGAAACTCTCGCTGCGTTTTCGCTGGCTGGTGCTGCTGATTTCGGTGGGGGTGATTTTGAGTAACTACCCGCTGTATCAACTGGTGAAGCAGGACTATATTCCTCTGAATGTGGATGAATCGGAATTTGAAATTCGACTCGAAGCCCGCCAGGGAGCGACGTTGCAGTCGATGAATCAGGTCATTGACCGTGCAGAGGAAGAGCTGATTAATACTGATGGAGTGGAAACACTGCTGCTGACAGTCGGTTCCGGTGGCTTTGGTGATGTAAACCGGGCAAGTATCTTCGTACGTCTGACCGACAGCGAGCAGCGGACCTTTTCGTTCGGTCGTTTTTTTGGTGGATTGTTACAGGGTGATTTCAATGCCGCGTTCCGAGGAAACTTTACGCAGCGTGAAAAGATGGCAGAGGTCAGAAAGAAGCTTAAAACAATTCCGGACATGCGGATTTCCGTACGTAACCTGACATCCCTGCGTCAGGGGGCACCCGTCGATATTGACTTTTCAATTACGGGACCTGACATCGATGGACTGCTGGACTTCAGTAACAAATTACGCGAAAAAGTAAAAACGATTCCTGGTATCGTCGACGTGTATTCCACGTTACAGATTGATAATCCGGAACTGCTGGCACGCATTGACCGGGAACGGGCGGCTGCTTTAGGGATTGATGTGCAGGAAATCGCCGATACGCTGCGGGTTGCAGTGGGAGGAGATGATCGGGTTTCCCGTTACCGAGATCGGACCGTCGATGATGCTTACGATGTGGAACTGCGTCTGGTCGGACTGGATCGAGGAGATGTTCAGTCCATTTCACAGTTGTATGTGCGGACGTCACCACAGGCGATCTCAGGTTTATCTTCAGCTACATCTGGAAACGGGTTGGCGCGAATCGATAACGTCGTGGATTTCGAATTCAATACTGCTGCTTCTCGAATCGACCGTCTGAATCGACAACGCATGATCTCAGTGCGTGCGAACATGGCTTCCGGCTATGCGCTGGGGGACGGGATCGCTGCCATGAATGCCGCTGCGGAGGAGATTGGTATCCCTGACGGCTATAACACAATGGTGCTGGGTGGTGGTCGGGAACTGGAGCGAACGCTGGGTGACTTCGGCTGGACCATGGTTCTGTCCTTTATATTCATGTACATCGTCCTGGCGGCACAGTTCGAAAATCTGGTTCATCCCCTGGTGATTCTGCTGTCGTTGCCGCTGGCGGTGCCTTTTGGACTATTGAGCCTGCATTGGGGAGGCGAGACACTCAACCTGTATTCCGCGTTGGGGATTCTGGTTTTATTTGGCGTGGTGAAAAAGGCCGCCATTCTGCAGATTGACCATACCAATGCACTGCAGTTACAGGGCTTTCCCCGCTACCAGGCCATTCTTCAGGCGAACCGGGATCGCCTGAGGCCGATTCTGATGACGACACTTTCATTTGTGGCTGGGCTGATTCCGTTGTTGATTGCCACCGGTCCGGGAGCCGAAGAACGCCGTTCCATCGCTGTGCTGGCAGTCGGCGGACAGACGCTTTCACTGCTGCTGACACTGCTGGCGATTCCTGTGCTCTACACATTTTTTGATGATCTGTCGTCATTCTTTACGGGACCGAAAACAGTCGACGGAGAGCAGGCTGTTCTTGATCCTGCGAAAAAAGAAGCGCATGCGATGCAAAAAGAGAATCTCGTTCGTTAA
- a CDS encoding YegP family protein: MAARFQIQQARNGKYYFHLLANNGEIILASQMYASKSSAKKGILSVQSNATDPSRYEALVNKAGEHYFVLKAKNSLVIGTSEGYANSTGMKNGIKSVSRNAPKAITEDIIVKT; this comes from the coding sequence ATGGCAGCCCGATTTCAGATTCAACAGGCACGAAATGGCAAGTACTACTTTCACCTGCTCGCGAATAATGGTGAAATTATTCTCGCCAGCCAGATGTATGCATCTAAATCATCGGCGAAGAAGGGAATCCTTTCGGTGCAGTCAAACGCTACTGATCCCAGCCGCTATGAAGCACTGGTCAATAAAGCGGGCGAACATTATTTTGTGCTGAAAGCGAAAAATTCTCTGGTGATCGGGACCAGTGAAGGGTACGCCAATTCGACCGGAATGAAGAATGGAATCAAGTCTGTGTCCCGGAATGCTCCCAAAGCGATCACGGAAGATATCATCGTCAAGACCTGA
- a CDS encoding arylsulfatase has protein sequence MLLALCSTATLSAADKPNILVIWGDDIGTWNISHNNRGMMGYQTPNIDRIAKEGISFTDYYGQQSCTAGRAAFIGGNVPVRTGMTKVGLPGAKEGWQKTDVTMATVLKSNGYATGQFGKNHQGDRDEHLPTAHGFDEFLGNLYHLNAEEEPEHEDYPADLVLPNGKTFKEQYGPRGVIHSWALEDGTQKIEDTGPLTKKRMETIDEETVAAAKKFITEQNAAGKPFFCWWNGTRMHFRTHVKKEHRGLSGPSGDEYHDGMVEHDMQVGELLKLLDDLGIADNTLVMYSTDNGPHYNTWPDAGTTPFRNEKNSNWEGAYRVPAFVRWPDHFPAGKTLNGVVSHEDWLPTFAAVAGDTKIKDKLKAGVELNGRKYHNYIDGYNQLDYLTGKTEDPPRKEFMYVNDDGQIVAIRAGDWKAVFLENRGMAFEVWREPFTELRVPLLFHLRRDPFEKAQHNATTYNDWFLSRVYVIVPMQQIAANFLQTMQEYPPSQTPGSFNLEKIKKTIEDAASGR, from the coding sequence ATGCTGCTGGCATTATGCAGCACAGCGACTCTGTCCGCTGCCGACAAGCCTAATATACTTGTCATCTGGGGTGATGACATTGGTACCTGGAACATCAGCCACAACAATCGTGGCATGATGGGCTATCAAACCCCCAACATCGACCGGATTGCAAAAGAAGGAATTTCCTTCACCGACTATTATGGACAGCAGAGTTGTACCGCGGGTCGTGCTGCGTTTATTGGGGGGAACGTTCCTGTTCGAACCGGAATGACCAAAGTCGGGCTGCCCGGCGCTAAAGAAGGCTGGCAGAAAACCGATGTTACCATGGCAACAGTTCTGAAAAGCAACGGTTATGCCACCGGTCAATTTGGTAAAAATCATCAGGGAGACCGGGATGAACACCTCCCGACAGCACATGGTTTTGATGAATTCCTGGGAAATCTGTATCACCTGAATGCAGAAGAGGAACCCGAACACGAAGACTATCCGGCTGATCTGGTATTGCCTAACGGTAAAACATTCAAGGAACAGTATGGACCACGGGGTGTGATCCATTCCTGGGCCCTGGAAGATGGAACCCAGAAAATTGAAGATACCGGTCCACTGACCAAAAAACGCATGGAAACCATCGACGAAGAAACTGTCGCTGCTGCCAAAAAATTCATCACAGAGCAGAACGCAGCCGGAAAACCTTTCTTCTGCTGGTGGAATGGAACGCGCATGCACTTCCGCACTCACGTCAAAAAAGAACATCGCGGCCTGAGTGGTCCCAGCGGCGATGAATACCACGACGGGATGGTCGAGCATGACATGCAGGTCGGCGAACTCCTGAAACTGCTGGATGACCTGGGCATTGCCGACAATACGCTGGTGATGTATTCCACAGACAACGGCCCCCATTACAATACATGGCCCGATGCAGGAACCACCCCCTTCAGAAATGAAAAGAACTCAAACTGGGAAGGCGCTTACCGTGTTCCCGCTTTCGTTCGCTGGCCCGATCATTTTCCCGCCGGTAAAACACTGAATGGAGTAGTATCACACGAAGACTGGCTGCCCACTTTTGCAGCTGTTGCCGGCGACACAAAAATTAAAGACAAACTGAAAGCAGGCGTTGAGCTCAACGGTCGAAAGTATCACAATTATATCGACGGCTATAATCAACTCGATTACCTTACGGGAAAAACGGAAGACCCGCCGCGTAAAGAGTTCATGTACGTCAACGATGACGGCCAAATCGTCGCGATCCGGGCTGGAGACTGGAAAGCCGTCTTCCTGGAAAACCGCGGGATGGCGTTTGAAGTCTGGCGCGAACCGTTTACCGAGTTGCGTGTGCCTCTCCTGTTTCATCTCAGAAGAGATCCATTTGAAAAAGCACAACACAACGCAACCACTTACAACGACTGGTTCCTGTCTCGCGTGTATGTCATCGTACCAATGCAGCAGATTGCAGCAAATTTCCTGCAGACCATGCAGGAGTACCCCCCCAGTCAGACTCCGGGTTCATTCAACCTGGAAAAAATTAAAAAGACGATCGAGGACGCCGCCAGCGGCAGGTGA
- a CDS encoding carbohydrate porin: MTQFYMGVASGGEEQDFRYAGHGDYVLNLDSGKLGGPQGLFVKLRAEHRFGEGITDATGAIIPVNLVADLPVADSTELYLTNVLFTQMFSESFGVFAGKMDTLDGDMNAFAHGRGKTQFSNAAFVATPIGLRTIVYSSLGTGFLIMREGEPIFTFTVINSTDTSGTSGFKELFANGASVIPELRLPTNLFGRPGHFLFGASWSSRDYAALEQDPFIVLPDIPISRKTDSWSLYWNFDQYLFVDPCDATRGWGVFGRAGIADAETNPIEWFLSFGVGGNSPISSREADTFGVGWYYSATSDRLSPFINTILGGVGDGYGVEMFYNIEVNKWFHLTADMQVIRPAHETVDTALVVGLRAVIDL, encoded by the coding sequence GTGACCCAGTTTTATATGGGGGTCGCATCAGGAGGTGAAGAACAGGATTTCCGCTATGCCGGGCACGGTGATTACGTGTTAAATCTCGATTCGGGAAAACTTGGCGGACCACAGGGATTATTTGTAAAACTCCGCGCAGAACACCGTTTCGGTGAAGGAATTACCGATGCGACAGGCGCCATCATTCCCGTAAACCTGGTTGCTGATCTCCCGGTCGCCGACAGCACAGAACTCTACCTGACCAACGTTCTGTTTACTCAGATGTTTTCCGAATCATTTGGCGTCTTCGCAGGTAAAATGGATACGCTTGATGGAGACATGAATGCGTTTGCACACGGTCGAGGTAAAACGCAATTCTCAAATGCCGCTTTTGTCGCCACTCCCATTGGTCTGCGTACTATCGTTTACTCTTCACTGGGAACGGGTTTTCTGATTATGCGGGAAGGTGAGCCGATCTTTACGTTCACGGTCATCAACTCCACCGACACGTCTGGGACAAGCGGGTTCAAAGAGCTGTTTGCCAATGGTGCATCAGTGATTCCCGAACTGCGACTTCCCACAAATCTCTTTGGCCGCCCCGGCCATTTTCTGTTTGGAGCCAGTTGGAGCAGTCGTGATTATGCGGCGCTTGAACAGGACCCGTTTATTGTACTGCCTGATATTCCTATCAGCCGCAAAACCGATTCATGGTCGCTCTATTGGAACTTCGATCAATACCTGTTCGTTGATCCCTGCGATGCTACGCGAGGCTGGGGGGTCTTCGGCCGTGCCGGTATTGCGGATGCAGAGACCAACCCGATTGAATGGTTTCTCAGCTTCGGCGTGGGAGGCAACAGCCCGATTTCCAGTCGCGAAGCAGATACGTTTGGCGTGGGCTGGTATTATTCTGCCACCAGCGACCGACTGTCTCCCTTTATCAATACCATTCTGGGAGGCGTGGGAGATGGATATGGCGTGGAAATGTTCTACAATATCGAAGTCAATAAATGGTTCCACCTGACAGCCGACATGCAGGTTATTCGACCGGCCCACGAGACCGTCGATACCGCGCTCGTGGTCGGCTTAAGAGCCGTGATTGATCTGTAA